One Nematostella vectensis chromosome 10, jaNemVect1.1, whole genome shotgun sequence genomic window carries:
- the LOC5522009 gene encoding trichohyalin: MLTQILRDMYIDPDLLAELEEEQKQILFFKMREEQIRRYNEREKELEKKEKLNPPKTKKDVDKTVHYLIAKDGNPWVWVLGEDGEEVDAEAKQKEAELIEDKLAEEKARELAHQEMLRKEQEQQEEEERRIREEEERQKALKEERMRKLQEEARLAAQRALEEKRKLEEERKEQERKEKELAELEKKRQEERRRQEEKRRAEEEAKRKAEEEKAAREKAEMEEKLRRLKLQEKEEKRKLEAEKKEKERVEREQREERRKQEEKRRAEEQARRKAEEERAAKAKAEMEERMRKLEEKREAERQEALRIDRDRKQDAQKKVAEHVARLQEAERRRAEAKERERQEEERRKGEERQRQEEEKRQKEEEERLRVEAERQREEDERQRAEDERQRAEDERQRVKHEMQRLKDERRRAEEDEIARQEEELRRLQEQREKELKRYKELQMAEEEKRRKETEERERQAREEEDRIRREREEAERLRREKEQREQRMRQLEEEARIKAQKLEEEQRELERLQAEAELKRKQELERLREKRKEEKAQRERELIEQEKNRAREIYISLKRVREQVKQKEAEEQRKLEEAWQRSEKKAKEAERDRRNSVSIARSEVLRERALAAKRRNTMGQKIVIEAPHTPPQIPTRTGSVNKPSRAPPPVPNHPSPAVPLRREGDTKSFAPQRPPPPTRTPSGKDRPHSTTATPTLHIPERTRRNKKPKSRAEVVNWFQEEELPKRVCYDGDKILPYFHGIISRQDAEQVLLDKVPGSFLVRVSERVWGYTITYRAEERCKHYLVDTSEQTYQFFGHNQIAHPTLNDLIEFHKVRPISGMGQELLKIPCGQECDPPDYQELMVPSSPQRQETSF; the protein is encoded by the exons ATGTTAACCCAAATTCTCCGTGACATGTACATTGACCCTGACCTGTTGGCTGAACTAGAGGAGGAGCAGAAACAGATattgtttttcaaaatgagAGAGGAGCAAATTCGTCGCTATAACGAGCGTGAAAAAGAGCTAGAGAAGAAAGAGAAGCTGAATCCTCCAAAGACTAAGAAAG ATGTTGACAAGACTGTTCACTACCTGATAGCTAAAGATGGGAATCCATGGGTTTGGGTCCTGGGAGAGGATGGTGAGGAAGTTGATGCTGAGGCCAAACAAAAAG AGGCAGAGCTTATAGAAGACAAGCTGGCAGAGGAGAAGGCTAGGGAATTGGCGCACCAAGAGATGCTCCGCaaagaacaagaacaacagGAGGAGGAAGAGAGGAGAATACGAGAAGAGGAGGAAAGACAGAAAGCGTTAAAAGAAGAGAGGATGAGAAAACTACAAGAG GAAGCAAGACTTGCTGCGCAAAGAGCTCTGGAAGAGAAACGAAAACTCGAAGAAGAACGGAAGGAACAGGAACGGAAAGAAAAGGAACTGGCGGAACTTGAGAAGAAAAGACAAGAAGAACGCCGTAGGCAAGAGGAGAAAAGACGTGCGGAAGAGGAGGCGAAACGGAAGGCAGAGGAGGAGAAAGCGGCGAGAGAGAAGGCGGAGATGGAAGAGAAACTCAGGAGACTTAAGTTG caagagAAAGAGGAAAAACGGAAACTCGAAGCTgagaagaaagagaaagaaCGTGTGGAGCGTGAACAGCGTGAGGAGCGGCGCAAACAAGAGGAGAAGAGGCGAGCCGAGGAGCAGGCGAGGCGGAAGGCGGAGGAGGAGAGGGCAGCGAAGGCTAAGGCTGAAATGGAAGAGAGGATGAGAAAGCTTGAGGAG AAAAGAGAAGCGGAAAGACAGGAGGCGTTGAGGATAGATAGGGACCGCAAACAGGACGCGCAGAAGAAAGTCGCGGAGCACGTGGCGCGCCTTCAAGAGGCTGAAAGGCGACGAGCAGAAGCTAAAGAGCGCGAGAGGCAAGAGGAAGAGAGGCGAAAAGGAGAGGAGCGTCAACGTCAAGAGGAAGAAAAGAGGCAGAAAGAAGAAGAGGAGAGATTACGTGTGGAGGCCGAGAGGCAGCGAGAGGAAGACGAGAGGCAGCGAGCGGAAGACGAACGGCAACGAGCGGAGGACGAGCGGCAGAGGGTCAAGCACGAAATGCAGCGACTGAAGGACGAAAGGCGACGTGCCGAGGAGGATGAAATCGCGCGGCAAGAAGAAGAACTCAGGCGACTCCAGGAGCAACGAGAGAAGGAGTTGAAAAGGTACAAGGAACTCCAAATGGCAGAGGAAGAGAAGAGACGGAAGGAGACAGAGGAAAGAGAGCGACAAGCCAGGGAAGAAGAGGATAGGATACGCAGAGAGCGGGAGGAAGCAGAGCGACTGCGGCGCGAGAAAGAGCAGAGGGAACAGCGTATGAGACAACTAGAAGAG GAGGCTCGAATTAAAGCTCAGAAGCTAGAAGAAGAACAAAGAGAATTAGAACGGCTTCAAGCGGAGGCAGAGCTAAAGCGCAAGCAAGAACTCGAGCGCTTACGAGAAAAACGCAAGGAGGAGAAAGCGCAACGCGAAAGGGAGCTGATCGAACAAGAGAAGAACCGCGCGAGAGAGATCTACATCAGCCTGAAGCGTGTGCGGGAACAGGTGAAGCAAAAAGAAGCCGAAGAACAACGAAAGCTCGAGGAAGCATGGCAACGCAGCGAGAAGAAGGCTAAAGAAGCAGAAAGAGATCGAAGAAACTCGGTCAGCATCGCGCGTAGTGAAGTTCTACGAGAGCGCGCCCTTGCGGCCAAGAGACGTAACACTATGGGTCAAAAGATTGTAATAGAAGCCCCGCACACACCGCCTCAGATTCCAACCCGGACGGGGTCTGTGAATAAGCCGTCCCGTGCCCCACCACCCGTCCCTAACCACCCATCACCGGCTGTACCACTGAG ACGCGAGGGGGACACCAAATCCTTTGCCCCACAACGCCCTCCGCCACCCACCCGCACCCCCTCGGGGAAGGATCGGCCTCACAGCACCACCGCAACACCCACCCTTCATATCCCTGAACGCACGCGGCGAAACAAGAAACCCAAGAGTCGCGCGGAGGTGGTGAATTGGTTCCAAGAAGAAGAGCTCCCCAAGCGCGTATGCTACGACGGAGATAAAATATTGCCCTACTTCCATG GAATAATTTCGAGACAGGATGCTGAGCAGGTTTTGCTGGACAAAGTTCCAGGATCATTCCTGGTCCGTGTGAGCGAGCGCGTCTGGGGTTATACCATCACCTATCGTGCCGAGGAGCGCTGCAAACACTACCTGGTCGACACCAGCGAGCAAACCTACCAGTTTTTCGGCCACAACCAAATAGCTCACCCTACACTCAACGATTTGATCGAGTTCCACAAAGTTCGGCCAATCTCAGGCATGGGCCAGGAGCTGTTGAAAATCCCTTGCGGACAGGAATGCGATCCCCCTGATTACCAAGAACTTATGGTACCGTCGTCACCTCAGAGACAAGAGACATCGTTCTGA
- the LOC5522010 gene encoding ragulator complex protein LAMTOR1: protein MGCCCSCEEDSANQGPVNERSPLLNGNTSAPVPNNQRAGDDGITTSATPISKTDEQSMLNRILHQTANNVIDVSSTEPHSLERTEYLERSRLYLSKLSAANVSHLPKGRPLPSGVTAPSTILAADPIAPSDVNLVISAAKGAEDSLTGFHVNHKEPLVVPFGST from the exons ATGGGGTGCTGTTGTAGTTGCGAGGAAGACAGCGCAAATCAG GGTCCTGTGAATGAGAGATCTCCTCTCTTGAACGGCAATACATCAGCTCCAGTGCCAAACAACCAGAGGGCTGG GGATGATGGTATAACCACTTCAGCAACACCAATTTCCAAAACAGATGAACAGTCTATGCTCAACAGAATATTACACCAAACTGCTAA CAATGTCATAGATGTTTCTTCGACAGAACCACACAGTTTAGAAAGAACAGAATATTTGGAGCGATCTAGATTATATTT GTCCAAACTATCAGCTGCAAATGTCTCACATTTACCCAAAGGACGACCTCTTCCATCAGGTGTTACAGCACCAAGCACAATCCTTGCTGCCGACCCCATCGCTCCATCTGATGTTAATTTG GTAATATCAGCTGCCAAAGGTGCAGAAGACTCGCTAACAGGCTTCCATGTCAATCATAAAGAACCATTAGTGGTACCATTCGGATCAACATAG